A portion of the Burkholderia pseudomultivorans genome contains these proteins:
- a CDS encoding L-serine ammonia-lyase has protein sequence MAVSVFDLFKIGIGPSSSHTVGPMRAALMFVQGLERDGLLDATAQVKVELYGSLGATGKGHGTDRGVMLGLLGDAPDTVDPDTIDARLEAVRTSKQLALLGTHPVPFVLKDNIAFYRQALPEHPNGMKLRASDANGAVLVERTYLSVGGGFVVTAGAPNTKVLSAAEQMTHPFRTGAELLALTESTGKSIAQLMWENERAWHTEQETRDGLLKIWAVMQSCVSRGCGIGNPDADGNLPGPFQVKRRAPQLYRALTGNPERALQDPLSMVDWINLYAIAVNEENAAGGRVVTAPTNGAAGIIPAVLHYYTRFTPGANEQGVIDFLLTAAAIGILYKLNASISGAEVGCQGEVGVACSMAAGALAAVLGGTPRQVENAAEIGMEHNLGLTCDPVGGMVQIPCIERNAMASVKAVNAARMALRGDGSHYVSLDSVIKTMRETGADMKTKYKETSRGGLAVNIVEC, from the coding sequence ATGGCAGTCAGCGTGTTTGACCTCTTCAAGATCGGCATCGGCCCGTCCAGCTCGCATACGGTCGGACCGATGCGCGCGGCGCTGATGTTCGTCCAGGGCCTCGAGCGCGACGGGCTGCTCGACGCGACCGCGCAGGTGAAGGTCGAGCTGTACGGCTCGCTCGGCGCGACCGGCAAGGGTCACGGCACCGACCGCGGCGTGATGCTCGGCCTGCTCGGCGACGCGCCCGACACCGTCGATCCGGACACCATCGATGCGCGACTCGAAGCCGTGCGTACCTCGAAGCAGCTCGCGCTGCTCGGCACGCACCCGGTGCCGTTCGTGCTGAAGGACAACATCGCGTTCTACCGGCAGGCGCTGCCCGAGCATCCGAACGGCATGAAGCTGCGCGCGAGCGACGCGAACGGCGCGGTGCTGGTCGAACGCACGTACCTGTCGGTCGGCGGCGGCTTCGTCGTGACGGCCGGCGCGCCGAACACGAAGGTGCTGAGCGCGGCCGAGCAGATGACGCACCCGTTCCGCACCGGTGCGGAGCTGCTTGCGCTGACCGAGTCGACCGGCAAGTCGATCGCGCAGCTGATGTGGGAGAACGAGCGCGCGTGGCACACCGAGCAGGAGACGCGCGACGGGCTGCTGAAGATCTGGGCGGTGATGCAGTCGTGCGTGTCGCGCGGCTGCGGGATCGGCAACCCGGACGCCGACGGCAACCTGCCCGGCCCGTTCCAGGTCAAGCGCCGCGCGCCGCAGCTGTATCGCGCGCTGACCGGCAATCCGGAGCGCGCGCTGCAGGATCCGCTGTCGATGGTCGACTGGATCAACCTGTATGCGATCGCGGTCAACGAGGAGAACGCGGCCGGCGGGCGCGTGGTCACCGCGCCGACCAACGGCGCGGCCGGCATCATCCCGGCCGTGCTGCACTACTACACGCGCTTCACGCCCGGCGCGAACGAACAGGGCGTGATCGACTTCCTGCTGACGGCCGCGGCGATCGGCATCCTGTACAAGCTCAACGCGTCCATTTCGGGCGCGGAAGTCGGCTGCCAGGGCGAAGTGGGCGTCGCCTGCTCGATGGCGGCCGGCGCGCTCGCGGCGGTGCTCGGCGGCACGCCGCGCCAGGTCGAGAACGCGGCCGAGATCGGCATGGAGCACAACCTCGGCCTCACCTGCGACCCGGTCGGCGGGATGGTGCAGATCCCGTGCATCGAGCGCAACGCGATGGCGTCGGTGAAGGCCGTCAACGCGGCGCGCATGGCGCTGCGCGGCGACGGCTCGCACTACGTGTCGCTCGATTCGGTGATCAAGACGATGCGCGAGACGGGCGCCGACATGAAGACGAAGTACAAGGAAACGTCGCGCGGCGGGCTGGCGGTGAATATCGTCGAGTGCTGA
- the vapB gene encoding type II toxin-antitoxin system VapB family antitoxin: MHTTRVFRNGNSQAVRIPADLAYERSDIELEIERVGDEIRIRPARRPLTGVLGKFAKFGPDFMAEGRGDQEQAEREGW, encoded by the coding sequence ATGCATACCACCCGGGTCTTCCGGAATGGCAACTCGCAGGCGGTGCGGATTCCTGCGGATCTGGCTTATGAGCGCAGCGATATCGAACTCGAAATCGAGCGTGTCGGTGACGAAATTCGCATCCGTCCTGCGCGGCGGCCGCTGACCGGCGTGCTCGGCAAGTTCGCGAAATTCGGGCCGGATTTCATGGCCGAGGGGCGCGGCGATCAGGAACAGGCCGAGCGCGAGGGCTGGTGA
- a CDS encoding type II toxin-antitoxin system VapC family toxin, translated as MPRYMLDTNMCVYLMKNQPEQVARRFAQCYTGDVVMSAITYAELEYGVTVCANPARERRNLAALIEDIPVAPFDGAAAQAYGPIREATRERKKDHLDKLIGAHAVSLDVVLVTNNERDFASYPGLRLENWLIG; from the coding sequence ATGCCGCGCTACATGCTCGACACCAACATGTGCGTCTATCTGATGAAGAACCAGCCGGAGCAGGTCGCGCGGCGTTTCGCGCAGTGCTACACGGGGGACGTCGTCATGTCGGCGATCACCTATGCGGAACTCGAGTACGGCGTGACGGTATGTGCCAATCCGGCCCGCGAACGCCGCAATCTCGCCGCGCTGATCGAGGATATCCCGGTTGCGCCGTTCGACGGAGCGGCTGCGCAGGCATATGGCCCCATTCGCGAGGCGACGCGGGAACGCAAGAAGGATCATCTCGACAAGCTGATCGGCGCGCACGCGGTATCGCTCGACGTCGTGCTGGTGACCAACAACGAGCGTGATTTCGCGAGTTATCCGGGCTTGAGGCTCGAGAACTGGCTGATCGGCTAG
- a CDS encoding thiamine pyrophosphate-binding protein, with amino-acid sequence MSHSKDLEQPATTGARLLVDALLANHVERVFCVPGESFLAVLDALADDTARIQTVVCRHEAAAANMAEAVGKLTGRPGIAFVTRGPGATHASIGVHTAFQDSTPMILFVGQCAREHLDREAFQEIDYRRMFGQMAKWVAQIDDPRRIPEYLSHAFHVATAGRPGPVVLALPEDVLSEACAPQPVAPAAKRIAAAPSAAQIDELRERLVRAERPFAIVGGSGWTPDACANLRTFVERWQLPVACAFRYQDTIDNAHPNYAGDVGLGINPALAKRIRDADLLLVIGPRLGEATTGGYTLLDIPKTRQTLIHVHQGADELGRVYAADLPIVSGMPEIAAPLAALEPPARPAGAGTAADAHRAYREWHAPLPMPGDVQLGEVMVQLRERLPHDAILTNGAGNYAIWLHRHFAYRHFRSQLAPTSGAMGYGVPAALAAKSLYPSRAVVALAGDGCFMMAGNELATAMQYGLNIVVIVVNNGHFGTIRMHQERNYPGRVHGTGLTNPDFAAYARAFGAHGETVERTADFAPALERALTCGLPALIEIRIPQDASTPAATLEQIREQGRRARGE; translated from the coding sequence ATGTCGCATTCCAAGGATCTCGAGCAGCCCGCCACCACCGGCGCGCGACTGCTCGTCGATGCGTTGCTCGCCAATCACGTCGAACGCGTGTTCTGCGTGCCGGGCGAGAGCTTTCTCGCCGTACTCGACGCGCTGGCGGACGACACCGCGCGCATCCAGACGGTCGTCTGCCGCCACGAGGCGGCCGCCGCGAACATGGCAGAGGCGGTCGGCAAGCTGACCGGCCGCCCCGGCATCGCGTTCGTCACGCGCGGGCCCGGCGCGACGCACGCGTCGATCGGCGTGCACACCGCGTTCCAGGACTCGACGCCGATGATCCTGTTCGTCGGCCAGTGCGCGCGCGAGCACCTCGACCGCGAAGCGTTCCAGGAAATCGACTACCGCCGGATGTTCGGCCAGATGGCGAAATGGGTCGCGCAGATCGACGATCCGCGCCGCATCCCCGAATACCTGAGCCATGCGTTCCACGTCGCGACCGCCGGCCGCCCGGGGCCCGTCGTGCTCGCGCTGCCCGAGGACGTGCTGTCCGAAGCGTGCGCGCCGCAGCCCGTCGCGCCCGCCGCCAAGCGGATCGCCGCGGCGCCGTCGGCCGCGCAGATCGACGAGCTGCGCGAGCGGCTCGTGCGCGCGGAACGGCCGTTCGCGATCGTCGGCGGCAGCGGCTGGACGCCCGACGCCTGCGCGAACCTGCGCACCTTCGTCGAGCGCTGGCAACTGCCGGTCGCGTGCGCGTTCCGCTACCAGGACACGATCGACAACGCGCATCCGAACTACGCGGGCGACGTCGGGCTCGGCATCAATCCCGCGCTCGCGAAGCGCATCCGCGACGCCGACCTGCTGCTCGTGATCGGGCCGCGCCTCGGCGAGGCGACCACCGGCGGCTATACGCTGCTCGACATCCCGAAGACGCGCCAGACGCTGATCCACGTGCATCAGGGTGCGGACGAGCTCGGCCGCGTGTATGCGGCCGACCTGCCGATCGTGTCGGGGATGCCCGAGATCGCGGCGCCGCTCGCCGCGCTCGAACCGCCGGCGCGCCCCGCGGGGGCCGGCACGGCCGCCGACGCGCATCGCGCATACCGCGAATGGCACGCGCCGCTGCCGATGCCCGGCGACGTCCAGCTCGGCGAGGTGATGGTGCAACTGCGCGAGCGGCTGCCGCACGACGCGATCCTGACCAACGGCGCAGGCAACTACGCGATCTGGCTGCATCGCCACTTCGCGTACCGGCATTTCCGCTCGCAGCTCGCGCCGACCAGCGGCGCGATGGGCTACGGCGTGCCGGCCGCGCTCGCCGCGAAGTCGTTGTACCCCTCGCGGGCCGTCGTCGCGCTCGCGGGCGACGGCTGCTTCATGATGGCCGGCAACGAGCTCGCGACCGCGATGCAGTACGGGCTGAACATCGTCGTGATCGTCGTCAACAACGGTCATTTCGGCACGATCCGCATGCATCAGGAGCGCAACTATCCGGGGCGCGTGCACGGCACCGGGCTCACGAATCCCGATTTCGCCGCGTATGCGCGCGCCTTCGGCGCACATGGCGAGACCGTCGAGCGCACCGCCGACTTCGCGCCGGCGCTCGAACGCGCGCTGACCTGCGGGCTGCCCGCGCTGATCGAGATCCGCATCCCGCAGGACGCCAGCACGCCGGCCGCGACGCTCGAACAGATCCGCGAACAAGGCCGCCGCGCGCGCGGCGAATGA
- a CDS encoding alginate lyase family protein → MVRPMFPGHVDRPARRRVPARRFVPTFVASLSFAAAGFGAAGSAHAAMNFCAAPALQASETTQAEPGVQALIRSVDARLGEQPKAMARVHTEGTLPHQGIYDQSADALKDMELMRDAALAWRVTNAPRYLQLVDRFLSAWVATYQPSFNPIDETRFESLILAYDMTASALPVKTRNAASAFIAKLGAGYVAQIDAQKRPLTGTWRNNWQSHRIKLIALSAFTLGDRKMMNAAQRLFVEHLADNIGPDGTTWDFEERDALHYAVYDLQPLVTAALAARRFNRNWLRERGANGATLAAALDWLVPYARGEKTHEEFVHSPVPFDAQRREAGLPGYTGQWDPKNATELFHLAARLDGRYARVAQQLSPTPPAWLAACLPLQAR, encoded by the coding sequence ATGGTGCGTCCGATGTTTCCGGGCCATGTCGACAGGCCAGCGCGGCGGCGCGTGCCCGCACGCCGTTTCGTGCCGACGTTCGTCGCGTCGCTGTCGTTCGCCGCTGCCGGCTTCGGCGCGGCCGGCAGCGCGCACGCGGCGATGAATTTCTGTGCGGCGCCCGCGCTGCAGGCCAGCGAGACGACGCAGGCCGAACCCGGCGTGCAGGCGCTGATCCGCAGCGTCGACGCGCGCCTCGGCGAGCAGCCGAAGGCGATGGCGCGCGTGCATACCGAAGGCACGCTGCCGCACCAGGGCATCTACGACCAGAGCGCCGACGCGCTGAAGGACATGGAGCTGATGCGCGACGCCGCGCTCGCGTGGCGCGTGACCAACGCGCCGCGCTACCTGCAGCTCGTCGACCGCTTCCTGTCGGCGTGGGTCGCGACCTACCAGCCGAGCTTCAATCCGATCGACGAGACGCGCTTCGAAAGCCTGATCCTCGCGTACGACATGACGGCGAGCGCGCTGCCGGTGAAGACGCGCAACGCGGCGTCCGCATTCATCGCGAAACTCGGCGCCGGCTATGTCGCGCAGATCGACGCGCAGAAGCGCCCGCTCACCGGCACCTGGCGCAACAACTGGCAGAGCCACCGGATCAAGCTGATCGCGCTGTCGGCGTTCACGCTCGGCGACCGCAAGATGATGAACGCCGCGCAGCGGCTGTTCGTCGAGCATCTGGCCGACAACATCGGCCCGGACGGCACGACCTGGGACTTCGAGGAACGCGACGCGCTGCACTATGCCGTCTACGATCTGCAGCCGCTCGTGACGGCCGCGCTCGCCGCGCGCCGCTTCAACCGCAACTGGCTGCGCGAGCGCGGTGCGAACGGCGCGACGCTCGCGGCCGCGCTCGACTGGCTGGTGCCGTACGCGCGCGGCGAGAAGACGCACGAGGAATTCGTGCACTCGCCGGTGCCGTTCGACGCCCAGCGCCGCGAGGCCGGGCTGCCGGGCTACACGGGACAGTGGGACCCGAAAAACGCCACCGAACTCTTTCATCTGGCCGCGCGGCTCGACGGGCGCTACGCCCGCGTCGCGCAGCAGCTTTCCCCAACGCCGCCCGCATGGCTCGCCGCGTGCCTGCCATTGCAGGCGCGCTAG